The sequence AAAATACATCGATCACTGCGTGAAATTCCAAGAAGATATCGGCCTAGACGTGCTAGTACATGGCGAGCCAGAGAGAAACGACATGGTCGAGTACTTTGGCGAGCAGATCAGCGGATACGCATTTAGCCAAAATGGCTGGGTACAAAGCTACGGTAGCCGCTGCGTCAAGCCACCACTTCTCTTTGGTGACGTAAGCCGCCCAGAGCCGATGACTGTTAAGTGGATGAAATACGCTCAAAGCATCACAAAACACGTAATGAAGGGCATGCTAACAGGTCCTGTGACTATGCTAAACTGGAGCTTTGTGCGTGACGATCTTCCAAGAAGTGAGGTGGCAAAACAGCTTGCACTTTGTATCTATGACGAGATCGCAGACCTTCAAAATGCGGGCATCAGAGTGATCCAAGTCGATGAGGCAGCGTTTAAAGAGGGTTATCCGCTAAGAGCTGAAAATATCCCAGCTTATGAGAAATTTGCTGTTGATTGCTTCAAGCTTTCAGTAAGCTCGGCTGAAGCAAAAACTCAGATCCACACGCATATGTGCTACTCTGAATTTAACGATATTATTAAGACTATTGAGGCAATGGATGCTGATGTTATCAGTATCGAGACTGCAAGAAGTGGCAACGAGCTACTTAAAATTTTCAAAGCCGTTGGCTACAAACAAGAGGTCGGACCTGGCGTTTACGACATCCACAGCCCACGCGTGCCAAGTGTCGAGGAGATCGTCGCTCAGATCAAAGCTCTGCTTGAAGTCTTGCCAAAAGAGCAGCTCTGGATCAACCCAGATTGTGGCCTAAAAACTAGAAAATGGGAAGAGGTCGAGCCAAGCCTTAAAAACATGGTAGAAGCTGTCAAGATCGTAAGAGGTCTATAATCCAAATTTTAGCGTCTAGTAAGCCTAGGCGCTAAACTCCGTTTAAATTTCAAAAAAAGTTAGAAAATGTTAAAAGATAAGATCATAAACAATGAAAGTGGTATAGTGCTTTATGGCCTAACGCCTCCAAAGGCTGAATTTGACGAGGTGAAGCTTAAAGAGATCGCTGCAAAATGGGACAAGAGGATTACAGATGTGCAGGCTGATGGCTTGGTACTTTACGAGATCCAAGATGAAAGTAGCCGCATAAAAAGCGAGCGAACTTTTGAATTTAGCGATACATTAAGCCCTGAAATTTACTACTCAAAATACCTAAATTTAAAGACACCAAGCATCTTTTATAGGGTCGCGAACAAATATAATGAGAGTGAATTTAGAGCAAATTTAGCCAAAAGTAGTAGCGATATAAATGTTTTTGTTGGCGTTGCTTCTGGCAAAGTAGAGCCTAAAATGAGCCTAGAGCGTGCTTATGAGATCGCTAGAAATGAGTTTAAAGAGCTTGTAGTAGGCGGTGTTTGCATAGCTGAGAGGCACGCCAAAAAGAGAGATGAAGAGCAAAGGATGAGCCAAAAGGCCAAAATGGGAGCAAAATTTTTCATCTCGCAGGCGGTTTTTGATATAAATTTGGCTAAAAATTTACTAGCAAGCGTAGTAAAAAGTGGGTTAAATTTGCCTATCATTTTGACATTTACGACTTGTGGCACGCCAAAAACGCTAGAGTTTATCAAGTGGCTTGGCATAAGCGTTGATGAAAAGAGCGAAAAAAGAATGCTTCAGAGTGATGATTTTTTAGCCACAGGATCGCAAATTTGCCTTGAAAATTTCGCAGAGCTTTATGAATTTGCTAAAAAGTTTGGTATAAATATCGGCGTCAATGTTGAAAGTGTAATGGCAAAAAGAGCCGAGATAGAAGCGAGCTTGGAGCTAACACATAAGATGAGAGAGGTGTTTTGATAGTTTAAAAGCTATCAAAACTTATATTTTAGATGGTTTTAGTAAGTTCTTAGTCTTTTTTAGCTTTAATTATATAAGATTTTTAAGCTCATTTTAAAGTAGATAAAATTTATGACAAATATATTATTATGTGGTGGTTCTGGTACGAGGTTGTGGCCTATTAGCAGGACTTTAATGCCAAAACAATTTATTAAATTATTTGACGATAGTTCACTTTTTCAGCTAACTGCACTACGAAATAGCGAAATTTGTGATAATACATTTGTAATTACAAATACCGATCACTACTACTTGGCGATGGATCAGATAGAGAATTTAAATATCACAAATTTTAAATATCTGCTCGAGCCAGTTGGTAGAAATACTGCACCAGCGATCACGCTAGCTTGCCTTGCACTTGATTTAAATGAGATTGTTTTAGTAACGCCATCGGATCATTTGATAAAAGAGATTAAAGCATACCACATAAGCGTAAAAGCCGCAAAGGAGCTGGCAGAGCAAAATTTTTTGGTTACTTTTGGCATAAAGCCAAGGTCGCCTGAGACAGGATTTGGATATATAGAGAGCTATAATGGTGATGTGAAGGCTTTTTATGAAAAGCCAGACTATGAAAGGGCAGTGAAATTTCTCAAAGATCAAAATTTCTACTGGAATTCAGGTATGTTTGTCTTTAAGGTAGGCGTTTTCTTGGATCAGATGAAAACTTTTGCTCCTGAGATACTTGAAGCATGTAAAGTAGCTTTTGATAATGCAAAAAAAGACGAATTTGATATTAAAATAGACACTACCGATATGCAAAATATCCCACAAAATAGTATAGACTATGCTGTGATGGAAAAGTCTGGTATTGTAAAAATGGTAGCTTTAGATGCACCTTGGAGTGATCTTGGAAGCTTTGATAGTTTGGATGAGCAGCTACAAAAAGATATCAATGGTAATACAATAAATAGCGATCTTTTACAGATAAATTCTCACAACAATCTAGTTTTATCTAGTGGCAAAAAAATAGCCTTGATAGATGTCGATGATCTAACTGTTGTTGATACAAAAGATGCTCTTTTAATATCTAAAAAATCTTCTAGCCAAAAAGTAAAAAATGTAGTAGAAATTTTAAAAGAGGAGAGCTCTGAGCTTTGTAATGCCCATGTTACGACAAATAGGCCTTGGGGAAACTATACTGTCCTTGAAAATCAAGATGGTTATAAGATAAAGATAATAGAGGTAAAACCTGGCAAAAGACTATCCTTACAAAAGCATTTTCATAGAAATGAGCACTGGATAGTACTATCAGGAAGTGCCACTGTGACGATAGGTGAGACAACTAGACTCATTTGTCCTAATGAGTCTATCTATATAAAAATGGGTGAAGTTCATAGGCTGTCTAATGAAGGAAAAATTCCTGTGGTTTTAATAGAAGCTCAGGTAGGCGAATATACAGGTGAAGATGATATAATTCGCCTAGATGATGATTTTAAAAGGTGATTTATGGATAAAAAAGTAGCATTAATAACTGGTATAACTGGTCAAGATGGATCGTATCTGGCAGAATTTTTACTAAAAAAAGGCTATATAGTCCATGGTGTAAAAAGGCGAACGAGCCTTTTTAATACAGATAGAATAGATCATCTCTATCAAGATCCGCATGTTGATAATAGAAATTTTTTCTTGCATTATGGTGATATGACAGACTCTATGAACTTAACAAGGATCATTCAAGAAGTACAGCCAGATGAAATTTATAACCTAGCTGCCATGAGCCATGTGCATGTTAGCTTTGAGACACCAGAATATGTCGCAAATGCTGATGGTACAGGTACTCTTAGATTGCTTGAAGCTATAAGGATATTAGGGCTTGAGAAAAAGACTAAAATTTACCAAGCCTCTACATCTGAGCTCTACGGAAAAGTGCAAGAGACGCCGCAAAGCGAAACGACTCCATTTTATCCAAGAAGCCCTTATGCAGTCGCAAAGATGTATGCATACTGGATAACGGTTAATTATAGAGAGGCTTATGGCATTTTTGCTTGTAATGGTATATTGTTTAATCACGAATCACCAGTTAGAGGTGAGACATTTGTAACTAGAAAGATCACAAGGGCAGCTAGTAAGATAGCGCTTGGGCTTCAAGACAAGCTTTATCTTGGAAATTTAGATGCCAAAAGAGACTGGGGTCATGCAAAAGACTATGTGAAGATGATGTGGATGATACTGCAAGCTCCAGAGCCAGAAGACTGGGTGATAGCAACTGGACAAACAACAGCAGTTAGAGATTTTGTAAAATTTGCATTTGCTTATGCTGGTATAAATTTGAGATTTGAAGGGACTGGCGTAGATGAGGTAGGAGTCGTGGACTCACTAAATTTTGAAAAAGCAAAAGAGTTAAATTTAGATATATCACATTTAAATATCGGACAAACTGTGGTTTGCGTAGATCCAAGATATTTTAGGCCAACGGAGGTTGATTTGCTACTTGGAGATCCGAGTAAAGCAGAGAAAAAGCTAGGCTGGAAGAGAGAATTTAACCTTCAAGACCTAGTAAATGATATGATGAAATCGGACTTAAAGCTCATGACAAAAGATCTCTATCTAAAAGATGGCGGATATGAGACAATGAGCTATTTCGAGTAAGAAATGGATAAAAATAGCAAAATTTATATAGCAGGACACAGAGGACTAGTAGGCTCTGCTATAGTGAAAAATTTAAAATCAAAAGGCTATGAAAATATAATCACAAGAACTCATAGTGAGCTTGATCTAATGGATCAAAAAGCAGTTTATGAGTTTTTTGAAAAAGAAAAGCCTGAGTATGTGGTGCTAGCTGCTGCAAAGGTCGGCGGAATAGTGGCTAATAGCACGTATAGAGCTGATTTTATCTATGAAAATTTGCAAATTCAAAATAATGTGATCCATCAAAGCTATGTGCATAAGGTAAAAAAACTATTATTTCTGGGAAGTACTTGCATATATCCTAAAAATGCCCCACAACCAATGAGTGAAGATGCGCTTTTGACATCTCCACTTGAATACACAAATGAGCCATATGCGATCGCTAAAATAGCCGGGATGAAGATGTGTGAGAGCTATAATCTGCAGTACGGTACAAATTTTATATCTGTTATGCCTACAAATTTATATGGTCCAAACGATAACTTTGATCTAGAAACCTCGCATGTATTACCAGCGCTTATAAGAAAGATACACCTAGCAAAACTTTTAAGTGAAGAAAAATTTGATGCAGTGGTAAAAGATTTAAAAACAAAAGATATAAATGAGGCTATGGCTTATCTTAGTAAATTTGGTATTTCAAAAGACAGAGTAGAAATTTGGGGCACAGGAGAGCCTAGACGAGAGTTTCTACACTCAGAAGATATGGCTGATGCTTGCGTATTTTTACTGGAAAATAGAGACTTTAAAGATACTCATGACAAAAATAGCAGAGAGATAAGAAATACGCATATAAATATAGGAACTGGCAAAGATATCTCTATAAAAGAGCTAGCAAATTTGGTTAAAAATATAATTGGCTTTAAAGGAGAGCTATATTTTAATGATAACAGGCCTGATGGCACGATACTAAAACTAACGGATCCCTCAAAGCTCCACTCTCTTGGTTGGAAACATAAAGTAGAGATTGAAGATGGATTAAAGACACTATATGAGTGGTATTTAAATGACTAATTTGAAAAAGCTATTAGCAATAACAACAAGACAAGAAAAGAAAAATTTTATTATTTTGATTTTTATGAGTATTTTTTTGTCGGTTATTGAAACCGTTGGAATATCTGCTATTATGCCGTTTATTACCTTAGCATCAGATCCATCAAAAATAGTTGGTAACGAATATTCAAAAAAAATTTATGACTTTTTTGACTTTTCTGCTACTACTAATTTTATGATATTTTTTGGACTTTTATTAATATGTTTTTATATTTTTAGAGCTTTTTACTTGGTATTTTATAATTATTTGCTTAATAAATTTGCATTTGGAAGATTTCATATTTTTGCTTTTAGACTTTTTAAAAACTATATAAATTTACCTTATAAAAGATTCGTAAAAAGAAATAGTGCAGAATTAATAAAAACTATCATAAATGAAGCTTCAAATCTTTCTTTTTATATGCAAAGTTTACTTTTGATTTTCTCAGAGTTTTTTACAGTGTTGCTGCTATATGTCTTATTGCTTTTAATGGACTGGAGAATGACTCTAATTTTAACAATTCTTCTAGGAATAAAGGTGTTTTTTTTGATATCTTTTTTAAAAAAAAAGATAGAGAAGGAAGGATCCAGAAGATCAACAATGCAATCAAAAATTTATAAAATTTTAAATGAAACATTTGGAAATTTTAAAATTATAAAACTTATACAGAATGAACAAAAACTTTATAGTGAATTTTCTAGTATAAGCTATGGCTATGCAAAAGCCAATATTGTAAGCAATACTTTAAGCCAACTACCTAGACTCTCTTTAGAAACGATTGGGTTTGGTGTTCTTATAGGAATTGTTGTCTACGTTCTTTTTAAATA comes from Campylobacter concisus and encodes:
- a CDS encoding DNA-binding protein; translation: MLKDKIINNESGIVLYGLTPPKAEFDEVKLKEIAAKWDKRITDVQADGLVLYEIQDESSRIKSERTFEFSDTLSPEIYYSKYLNLKTPSIFYRVANKYNESEFRANLAKSSSDINVFVGVASGKVEPKMSLERAYEIARNEFKELVVGGVCIAERHAKKRDEEQRMSQKAKMGAKFFISQAVFDINLAKNLLASVVKSGLNLPIILTFTTCGTPKTLEFIKWLGISVDEKSEKRMLQSDDFLATGSQICLENFAELYEFAKKFGINIGVNVESVMAKRAEIEASLELTHKMREVF
- a CDS encoding mannose-1-phosphate guanylyltransferase/mannose-6-phosphate isomerase, which gives rise to MTNILLCGGSGTRLWPISRTLMPKQFIKLFDDSSLFQLTALRNSEICDNTFVITNTDHYYLAMDQIENLNITNFKYLLEPVGRNTAPAITLACLALDLNEIVLVTPSDHLIKEIKAYHISVKAAKELAEQNFLVTFGIKPRSPETGFGYIESYNGDVKAFYEKPDYERAVKFLKDQNFYWNSGMFVFKVGVFLDQMKTFAPEILEACKVAFDNAKKDEFDIKIDTTDMQNIPQNSIDYAVMEKSGIVKMVALDAPWSDLGSFDSLDEQLQKDINGNTINSDLLQINSHNNLVLSSGKKIALIDVDDLTVVDTKDALLISKKSSSQKVKNVVEILKEESSELCNAHVTTNRPWGNYTVLENQDGYKIKIIEVKPGKRLSLQKHFHRNEHWIVLSGSATVTIGETTRLICPNESIYIKMGEVHRLSNEGKIPVVLIEAQVGEYTGEDDIIRLDDDFKR
- the gmd gene encoding GDP-mannose 4,6-dehydratase, with product MDKKVALITGITGQDGSYLAEFLLKKGYIVHGVKRRTSLFNTDRIDHLYQDPHVDNRNFFLHYGDMTDSMNLTRIIQEVQPDEIYNLAAMSHVHVSFETPEYVANADGTGTLRLLEAIRILGLEKKTKIYQASTSELYGKVQETPQSETTPFYPRSPYAVAKMYAYWITVNYREAYGIFACNGILFNHESPVRGETFVTRKITRAASKIALGLQDKLYLGNLDAKRDWGHAKDYVKMMWMILQAPEPEDWVIATGQTTAVRDFVKFAFAYAGINLRFEGTGVDEVGVVDSLNFEKAKELNLDISHLNIGQTVVCVDPRYFRPTEVDLLLGDPSKAEKKLGWKREFNLQDLVNDMMKSDLKLMTKDLYLKDGGYETMSYFE
- a CDS encoding GDP-L-fucose synthase family protein, coding for MDKNSKIYIAGHRGLVGSAIVKNLKSKGYENIITRTHSELDLMDQKAVYEFFEKEKPEYVVLAAAKVGGIVANSTYRADFIYENLQIQNNVIHQSYVHKVKKLLFLGSTCIYPKNAPQPMSEDALLTSPLEYTNEPYAIAKIAGMKMCESYNLQYGTNFISVMPTNLYGPNDNFDLETSHVLPALIRKIHLAKLLSEEKFDAVVKDLKTKDINEAMAYLSKFGISKDRVEIWGTGEPRREFLHSEDMADACVFLLENRDFKDTHDKNSREIRNTHINIGTGKDISIKELANLVKNIIGFKGELYFNDNRPDGTILKLTDPSKLHSLGWKHKVEIEDGLKTLYEWYLND
- a CDS encoding ABC transporter ATP-binding protein, which encodes MTNLKKLLAITTRQEKKNFIILIFMSIFLSVIETVGISAIMPFITLASDPSKIVGNEYSKKIYDFFDFSATTNFMIFFGLLLICFYIFRAFYLVFYNYLLNKFAFGRFHIFAFRLFKNYINLPYKRFVKRNSAELIKTIINEASNLSFYMQSLLLIFSEFFTVLLLYVLLLLMDWRMTLILTILLGIKVFFLISFLKKKIEKEGSRRSTMQSKIYKILNETFGNFKIIKLIQNEQKLYSEFSSISYGYAKANIVSNTLSQLPRLSLETIGFGVLIGIVVYVLFKYNDANFVLPIISMYALALYRILPALNRILSNYNTLVFLSNSLDIVYSDLSYTPQVEGENYIDFKNEIELTNISFEYNKNKKVLKNINITINKGDKVAFVGESGSGKSTLVDLIIGLYKPLSGEIIIDGKKLTSDNIKSYRSKVGYIPQSIYLFDGTVGENVAFGYEYDKERIIKVLKKANIYDFLSSKEGIDTLVGDGGIQLSGGQKQRIGIARALYSDPEILVLDEATSALDNKTEAKIMDEIYEISQDKTLLIIAHRLSTIERCDRKIMLSNGKII